AGAACAATGCTGTGGAATGCCGAAGCTGGAACTGGGTGATCTGGAATCAGTAGCGGCGGCGAAAGAAGCCAATATTCCAGCGATGATGAAACTCATCAACGAAGGCTGGGATATTGTCGGCCCCGTGCCATCGTGTGTGTTGATGTTCAAGCAGGAATTGCCGCTGATGTTCCCCGATGATGCGGATGTGCAAACGGTGAAAGGGCGTATTTTCGACCCGTTCGAGTACCTGATGCTGCGTCACAAGGAAGGCAAGTTGAATACCGATTTCAAAAAGCCATTGGGTAAAGTCAGTTACCACACGGCTTGCCATTTGCGGGTGCAAAACATCGGCTACAAAACCCGCGAATTGCTGGAACTCGTGCCGGATACCAAGTTGGAATTGCTGGAACGCTGTTCCGGGCATGACGGTACGTATGCGGTGAAAAGCGAATTTCACGATATTTCCATAAAAATTTGCCGTCCGCTGTTCGGTAAGGTGAATCAGGCTAAGCCGGATTATTACGGTAGCGATTGCCCGATGGCAGGGCATCAAATCGAGAGTGGGTTGGAAGAGGGTATGCCTCCGCCAACCCACCCGCTGACCATGTTACGCATTGCTTACGGTTTGTAAGGAGAGTGATGATGGAAAAGTTGACCCGTACAGACTTGCTGAGTCTGGAACAGTATTCAATCGAGCGCAAAGCCTTCCGCGAGAAGGTGATGGCGCACAAAGCTGACCGCAAAATACACATTGGCCCGAATGCGACGCTGTATTTTGAAGACCGCCTGACCATGCAATACCAGATTCAGGAAATGCTGCGGATCGAGAAAATTTTCGAGTCCGCTGGCATTAATGAGGAGCTGGAATCGTATAACCCGTTGATTCCCAATGGCTCGAATTGGAAAGCGACTTTCATGGTGGAGTTTTCCGATGTGGAAGAGCGCAAGGTGCAACTGGGGCGGCTGATTGGAATCGAACGGCATACGTGGGTGCAGGTGGCGGGTTTCGACAAGGTTTACGCGATTGCCAATGAGGATTTGGAGCGCGAAACCGAGGAGAAAACCTCGGCAGTGCATTTTACGCGCTTTGAGTTGACCCCGATTATGGTGGCTTCGGTGAAGGAAGGTGCAGCGATTCAGATAGGGATTGAGCACCCGAATTATGCGTATAGCGTGACTTTGGCTGAAGCGTCGCGTGCGTCACTCGCAGCAGATTTGGGTTAAACCTTAACCAGCATCATCCTCACGGTTAACCACCTTGAGGATGATTTGACACAACCGTTGCCAGTCCGACGGTTTGTGTAAAAAGCTGTTCATCCCCGCCGCTAGGCATTGTTGCCTAACTTCAGCACTCGTGTG
The sequence above is drawn from the Thiothrix subterranea genome and encodes:
- a CDS encoding DUF3501 family protein, yielding MEKLTRTDLLSLEQYSIERKAFREKVMAHKADRKIHIGPNATLYFEDRLTMQYQIQEMLRIEKIFESAGINEELESYNPLIPNGSNWKATFMVEFSDVEERKVQLGRLIGIERHTWVQVAGFDKVYAIANEDLERETEEKTSAVHFTRFELTPIMVASVKEGAAIQIGIEHPNYAYSVTLAEASRASLAADLG